Proteins from one Gimesia maris genomic window:
- the folD gene encoding bifunctional methylenetetrahydrofolate dehydrogenase/methenyltetrahydrofolate cyclohydrolase FolD: MSAEIIDGKALAATFRGQIAEEVSQLKNEKNIIPHLTAVLVGDDPASAVYVRNKQRACEKAGIQSTLKRLPAETSEAELISIVESLNADPGVHGILVQLPLPGHIKETAILDVVNPLKDVDAFHPENVGLIVQGRPRYLPCTPYGIQQMILSTKMETAGKHAVILGRSEIVGKPMAMLLIQRGLGADATVTICHSRTQNLNKIVKTADIIIAAIGKPEFVTAEMVKPGAIVIDVGINRVDDRLVGDVDFEGVKEVASAITPVPGGVGPMTIAMLLKNTLTAARIQSDSN; encoded by the coding sequence GTGTCTGCAGAGATTATCGATGGAAAAGCACTTGCCGCAACTTTTCGCGGACAGATTGCTGAAGAAGTCAGTCAGCTCAAAAATGAAAAAAATATTATCCCGCATCTGACGGCTGTCCTCGTGGGTGACGATCCCGCCAGTGCCGTCTATGTTCGCAATAAACAGCGCGCGTGCGAAAAAGCGGGTATTCAGAGCACACTGAAACGCTTACCGGCTGAAACATCTGAAGCCGAATTGATCTCGATTGTTGAATCACTGAATGCAGATCCCGGGGTGCATGGTATTCTCGTCCAACTGCCTTTGCCCGGACACATCAAAGAGACAGCCATTCTGGATGTGGTCAATCCGTTGAAAGATGTAGATGCTTTTCACCCGGAGAACGTGGGATTGATTGTTCAGGGACGCCCCCGTTATCTGCCCTGTACTCCGTACGGAATACAGCAGATGATTCTCTCTACCAAAATGGAAACAGCTGGAAAACATGCTGTGATTTTAGGGCGTAGTGAAATCGTAGGGAAACCCATGGCCATGTTGCTGATTCAACGGGGGCTGGGGGCAGATGCAACGGTGACCATCTGTCACAGCCGGACTCAGAATCTGAACAAGATCGTCAAAACTGCAGATATTATTATTGCAGCGATTGGAAAACCTGAGTTTGTGACCGCTGAGATGGTGAAGCCGGGAGCGATTGTAATTGATGTTGGTATCAATCGTGTCGACGACAGGCTGGTGGGTGATGTTGATTTTGAGGGAGTCAAAGAGGTTGCGTCGGCGATCACTCCCGTTCCTGGTGGTGTGGGCCCGATGACGATTGCCATGCTCTTAAAGAATACACTGACGGCGGCCCGTATCCAGTCTGACAGCAATTGA
- a CDS encoding phosphatidylglycerophosphatase A family protein → MRNIKKQSILLCATGLGIGWIPRAPGTFGSLLGPPLVAGLLWFHPGWPVYLLVSVVIFLLGVYFCDQGAKLLGIDDPGCIVFDEIGAFTVVLLPAFHLELNLRFFWVSVIGFLWFRLFDIWKPWPVRFFDRIHGGWGIMSDDYVAAVYAAICLYVTLILLGWF, encoded by the coding sequence ATGAGAAACATCAAGAAACAATCAATTCTTTTATGTGCCACGGGACTCGGTATAGGCTGGATTCCTCGTGCTCCTGGTACCTTTGGCAGTCTACTGGGACCACCGCTGGTCGCAGGTCTACTGTGGTTTCATCCTGGGTGGCCCGTCTATTTATTGGTTTCCGTGGTCATCTTTCTGCTGGGGGTCTATTTCTGTGATCAGGGGGCGAAACTTCTGGGGATTGATGACCCCGGATGTATTGTTTTTGATGAAATAGGTGCATTCACGGTAGTCTTGCTACCTGCTTTCCACCTGGAGCTCAATTTACGGTTCTTCTGGGTGTCTGTAATCGGATTTCTCTGGTTCCGTCTGTTTGACATCTGGAAGCCTTGGCCGGTTCGATTTTTCGATCGGATCCATGGTGGCTGGGGAATCATGTCTGATGATTATGTTGCCGCGGTTTATGCAGCGATTTGCCTTTACGTGACATTAATTCTTTTGGGGTGGTTTTAG